A region of Pseudorca crassidens isolate mPseCra1 chromosome 8, mPseCra1.hap1, whole genome shotgun sequence DNA encodes the following proteins:
- the LOC137229492 gene encoding small ribosomal subunit protein eS27-like, whose protein sequence is MPLAKDLLHPSPEEKRKHKKKRLVQSPSSYFMDVKCPGCYIITTVSSHAHTVVLCVGCSTVLCQPTGGKARLTEGCSSRRKQH, encoded by the coding sequence ATGCCTCTCGCAAAGGATCTCCTTCATCCCTctccagaagagaagaggaaacacaagAAGAAGCGCCTGGTGCAGAGCCCCAGTTCCTATTTCATGGATGTGAAATGCCCAGGATGCTATATAATCACCACCGTCTCTAGCCATGCACACACAGTAGTTTTGTGTGTTGGCTGCTCTACTGTCCTCTGCCAGCCTACAGGAGGAAAAGCAAGGCTTACAGAAGGATGCTCCTCCAGACGGAAGCAGCACTAA